A genome region from Salvia splendens isolate huo1 chromosome 19, SspV2, whole genome shotgun sequence includes the following:
- the LOC121779474 gene encoding peroxidase 5-like: MMLTCFLIFVSTVSSSAPLSVGFYKYSCPPAEAIVRKHVDGFVSRNPGLAACLIRLHFHDCFVRGCDASVLLDGHASEKESIPNKGSLRGFEVIDATKAELERLCPRTVSCADVLAFAARDSAAKLGKISYPVPSGRRDGRVSSVTEPLLNLPPPFFNATSLRDNFAAKGLSLDEMVTLSGAHSIGISHCSSFTSRLYPTTDPTLDPKFAALLKRKCPANSTVDRTVNLDSITPDCLDNKFYVGLRANRGVLTTDQVLQSSPLTAGLVAENARSNGAWGKKFAAAMVKMGGIEVLTGKKGEIRKKCRFVN, from the exons ATGATGCTCACTTGCTTCCTCATCTTTGTCTCAACCGTTTCCTCATCAGCCCCACTCTCCGTGGGCTTCTACAAATACTCTTGCCCACCCGCTGAAGCCATTGTCCGGAAACAcgttgatggg TTTGTCTCCCGCAACCCCGGCCTCGCAGCTTGCCTCATCCGCCTCCATTTCCACGACTGCTTCGTTAGG GGATGCGACGCATCAGTGTTGTTGGACGGGCACGCCTCAGAGAAGGAAAGCATCCCAAACAAGGGAAGTCTCCGAGGCTTCGAAGTGATCGACGCCACCAAAGCCGAGCTCGAGCGCCTCTGCCCTCGAACCGTCTCGTGCGCCGACGTCCTCGCCTTCGCCGCCCGCGACAGCGCCGCCAAGCTAGGCAAAATCAGCTACCCCGTCCCCTCTGGCCGCCGCGACGGCCGAGTCTCCTCCGTAACCGAGCCCCTCCTCAACCTGCCGCCCCCCTTCTTCAACGCCACCTCCCTCCGGGACAACTTCGCCGCGAAGGGACTCTCCCTCGACGAGATGGTGACCCTCTCCGGCGCCCACTCCATCGGAATCTCCCACTGCAGCTCCTTCACCAGCCGCCTCTACCCGACCACCGACCCCACGCTCGACCCCAAATTCGCGGCTCTACTGAAGAGGAAGTGCCCGGCAAACTCCACGGTAGATCGCACCGTCAATCTCGATTCGATCACGCCGGATTGTTTGGACAACAAGTTCTACGTCGGATTGAGGGCGAATAGGGGGGTTTTGACGACGGATCAGGTGCTGCAGAGCAGCCCCTTGACGGCGGGGCTGGTGGCGGAGAATGCGAGGAGTAATGGGGCGTGGGGGAAGAAGTTTGCGGCGGCGATGGTGAAGATGGGAGGGATTGAGGTACTCACGGGGAAGAAGGGTGAGATCAGGAAGAAATGCCGTTTTGTCAACTGA
- the LOC121779388 gene encoding protein METHYLENE BLUE SENSITIVITY 1-like gives MTGKAKPKKHTAKELAAKLDAATTNRGGGKAGLSDRTGKEKGGHAKLECPLCKVTAPDIKSMQIHHDARHPKIPFDDSKLNNLHSNVVAETSKPKPGVRGSLKK, from the coding sequence ATGACCGGAAAAGCCAAGCCGAAGAAGCACACCGCCAAGGAACTTGCCGCCAAACTTGACGCAGCCACCACCAACCGCGGCGGCGGCAAGGCCGGCCTCTCCGATCGCACCGGCAAAGAGAAAGGCGGCCACGCCAAGCTGGAGTGCCCCCTCTGCAAGGTCACTGCCCCCGACATCAAGTCTATGCAGATCCACCACGATGCTCGCCATCCCAAGATCCCCTTCGACGATTCCAAGCTCAATAATCTCCACTCCAACGTCGTTGCCGAGACCTCCAAGCCTAAGCCCGGCGTCCGCGGCAGCTTGAAGAAGTGA
- the LOC121779387 gene encoding seipin-1-like, translating to MDTYKLPTPFLFCTKLLSYCTPPFFRRTGGGGGGTPLLGRVAMGVAAAAYVLMVLIAAMVAAAVVGVGLVNSWAEQPIYVKESVQFDYSDAHPTALLTFGNGQAVPPGHTVFVTLSLLMPDSDYNRDVGIFQLSAELISAQGGVIARSSYPSMLRFRSWPIRYARTFLMGVPLVFGMTSETQRVTFPALRHREAAYPRTEDIRLTLFPRAGTTALPQFYDAEVVVRSRPPWLKEVVYRWRLTLSVWTSLYVFVMLVMFLVLFLKPVIFPATRGGGKHYEEVEPREEERQVSESLERWQTRRSKRKAALLQASSITCSLQEGSGDSESVCS from the coding sequence ATGGACACCTACAAGCTTCCCACCCCCTTCCTTTTTTGCACTAAGCTCCTCTCCTACTGCACACCGCCCTTCTTCCGGCGtacgggcggcggcggcggcggtacGCCCCTCCTAGGGAGGGTGGCTATGGGCGTGGCCGCGGCTGCCTACGTCTTGATGGTGCTGATCGCGGCCATGGTTGCGGCCGCGGTGGTAGGCGTCGGGCTGGTCAATTCGTGGGCGGAGCAGCCGATTTATGTGAAGGAGAGTGTGCAGTTCGATTACAGCGACGCTCATCCCACCGCCCTCTTGACCTTCGGGAACGGGCAGGCCGTGCCGCCCGGCCACACCGTCTTCGTCACCTTGTCTCTCCTGATGCCCGACTCCGATTACAACCGAGACGTCGGCATATTTCAGCTGAGCGCCGAGCTGATATCGGCGCAAGGAGGCGTGATCGCGAGGTCGAGCTATCCGAGCATGCTCCGTTTCCGGAGCTGGCCGATCAGGTACGCCCGCACGTTCCTGATGGGCGTCCCGCTGGTGTTTGGGATGACGAGCGAGACGCAGAGGGTGACCTTCCCGGCCCTGAGGCACAGGGAGGCGGCATATCCTCGCACAGAGGACATCCGCCTCACCTTGTTCCCGCGGGCGGGGACCACGGCCCTCCCGCAGTTCTATGATGCGGAGGTCGTGGTGCGGTCGAGGCCGCCTTGGCTCAAGGAGGTCGTGTATCGGTGGAGGCTGACCTTGTCGGTTTGGACGAGCTTGTACGTTTTTGTGATGCTCGTCATGTTCCTCGTCTTGTTTCTGAAGCCCGTGATTTTCCCGGCCACTCGCGGTGGGGGGAAGCATTACGAAGAGGTGGAGCCTCGAGAGGAGGAGAGGCAAGTGTCTGAGTCTCTAGAGAGATGGCAGACGAGGAGAAGTAAAAGGAAGGCTGCACTTCTTCAAGCGTCTAGCATCACCTGCAGCCTCCAAGAAGGCTCTGGTGATTCTGAATCTGTTTGCTCCTAA
- the LOC121779697 gene encoding coatomer subunit beta-1-like, with protein sequence MEKTCSLLVHFDKGTPALANEIKEALEGNDVPAKIDGMKNAIMLLLNGETLPQIFITIVRYVLPSEDHTVQKLLLLYLEIIDKTDGKGRVLPEMILICQNLRNNLIHPNEYIRGVTLRFLCRLNEVDIIEPLIPSILANLEHRHPYVRRNAISAISSIYKLPNGEQFLVDAPETIEKFLSTEQDQSTKRNAFLMLFNCAQDRAINYLLTNVDRVSDWGELMQMVVLELIRKVCRTNKAEKGKYIKIIISLLNAPSAAVVYECAGTLVSLSSAPTAIKAAANTYCQLLLSQSDNNVKLILLDRLNELKSSHRELMIDLIMDVLRALSSPNLDIRRKTLDIILELITPRNVSEVVLTLKKEVMKTQSGELEKNGEYRQMLIQAIHSCAIKFPEVASTVVHLLMDFLGDNNIASAMDVVIFVREIIETNPKLRVSIVTRLLDTFYQIRAARVCSCALWIIGEYSLSLSEVESAISTIKQCLGDLPFFSVSENEDAADSSKKPQQASSVTVSSRRPAILADGTYATQSAASETAFSAPAVVQGSLTTGNLRSLLLTGDFFLGAVISCTLAKLCLRLEEVQPSKVEVNKASSNALLIMVSMLQLGQSSVLPHPIDNDSYDRILLCIRLLCNTGDAARMIWLTTCRESFVKMLSDKQLRETEESKAKAQVTHSQPDDLIDFYHLKSRKGMSQLELEDEVQDDLKRATGEFVKDADDANKLNRIIQLTGFSDPVYAEAYVTVHHYDIVLDVTIINRTKETLQNLCLELATMGDLKLVERPQNYTLAPESSKQIKANIKVSSTETGVIFGNIVYETSNVLERTVVVLNDIHIDIMDYISPAVCSDTAFRTMWSEFEWENKVAVNTAIANEKEFLDHIIKSTNMRCLTPPSALEGDCGFLAANLYAKSVFGEDALVNVSVEKQADEKLNGYIRIRSKTQGIALSLGDKITLKQKGGS encoded by the exons ATGGAAAAGACATGTTCGTTGCTTGTGCATTTTGACAAGGGTACCCCAGCCCTTGCTAATGAGATCAAGGAAGCACTTGAAGGGAATGATGTTCCAGCTAAGATTGATGGCATGAAAAATGCCATCATGCTTTTGCTAAATGGTGAAACCCTGCCTCAGATTTTTATCACTATAGTGAGATATGTGTTGCCCTCTGAAGACCACACCGTTCAGAAACTGCTTCTGCTTTATTTGGAAATTATTGATAAGACTGATGGAAAGGGCCGCGTATTACCAGAAATGATTTTAATCTGCCAGAATCTTAGGAATAATCTTATCCATCCTAATGAATATATCCGAGGTGTCACCCTGAGGTTTCTTTGCCGGCTCAATGAAGTGGATATCATCGAACCATTGATACCCTCCATCCTTGCAAACTTGGAGCATAGACACCCTTATGTCAGGAGAAATGCCATTTCTGCTATATCGTCAATTTACAAACTCCCAAATGGTGAGCAGTTCTTGGTTGATGCACCAGAGACTATTGAGAAGTTTCTCTCGACAGAGCAGGATCAATCAACTAAGAGGAATGCATTTTTGATGCTTTTTAACTGTGCCCAGGATCGTGCTATTAACTACCTATTGACCAATGTTGACAGAGTATCAGATTGGGGTGAGTTGATGCAGATGGTTGTTTTGGAGCTGATCCGGAAAGTTTGTAGGACAAACAAGGCTGAAAAGGGGAAATATATTAAGATAATTATATCTCTATTAAATGCTCCTTCAGCTGCCGTTGTCTATGAGTGTGCTGGAACCCTTGTCTCTTTGTCTTCTGCTCCAACTGCTATTAAAGCTGCAGCCAACACATATTGCCAGCTTCTTCTTTCACAGAGTGATAATAATGTCAAGCTCATTCTGCTCGATCGCCTGAATGAACTCAAGTCTTCCCACCGTGAGCTTATGATTGACTTGATAATGGATGTCCTTAGGGCACTGTCTAGCCCAAACCTTGATATTCGAAGGAAAACACTTGATATCATTCTGGAACTGATTACTCCTCGCAATGTCTCTGAGGTGGTTCTTACTCTGAAGAAGGAAGTCATGAAAACTCAAAGTGGGGAGCTTGAGAAGAACGGGGAGTATAGACAAATGCTCATTCAAGCTATCCATTCTTGTGCTATAAAGTTCCCTGAAGTGGCAAGTACAGTGGTCCATTTGTTGATGGACTTCTTGGGAGACAACAATATTGCCTCAGCGATGGATGTTGTCATTTTTGTTAGAGAGATCATTGAAACCAACCCTAAGTTAAGGGTTTCTATTGTCACCAGACTTCTGGATACATTTTATCAAATTAGAGCAGCTAGAGTTTGCTCCTGTGCTCTTTGGATTATTGGAGAGTATTCCCTATCTCTTTCTGAAGTTGAGAGTGCTATTTCAACAATAAAGCAGTGTCTTGGGGATTTGCCCTTTTTCTCGGTCTCTGAAAATGAGGACGCTGCTGATTCTTCAAAGAAACCCCAGCAGGCTTCCTCAGTCACTGTTTCATCTAGAAGACCGGCTATCCTTGCCGATGGTACTTATGCAACTCAAAGTGCTGCCTCTGAGACTGCTTTCTCTGCTCCAGCTGTTGTTCAAGGATCTTTGACCACTGGGAACTTGAGATCCCTTCTTCTGACTGGTGACTTTTTTCTTGGGGCAGTTATTTCCTGCACTCTAGCAAAGCTCTGTCTAAGATTGGAGGAGGTTCAACCATCAAAGGTTGAAGTGAATAAAGCTTCAAGCAATGCTTTATTGATTATGGTCTCTATGCTACAGCTCGGGCAATCTTCGGTTCTTCCGCACCCAATTGATAATGATTCATATGACAGGATTCTTCTTTGTATAAGATTGCTGTGTAACACAGGGGATGCTGCAAGGATGATTTGGCTGACGACTTGCCGCGAGAGTTTTGTCAAAATGCTCTCTGATAAACAGCTTCGTGAAACTGAAGAAAGTAAAGCTAAGGCTCAGGTTACTCATTCACAGCCTGATGACCTTATTGATTTCTACCATTTGAAGAGCAGAAAG GGGATGAGCCAGCTAGAGCTAGAGGATGAGGTCCAAGATGATTTAAAACGTGCTACTGGGGAATTTGTGAAGGACGCAGATGATGCAAATAAGCTGAATCGTATCATTCAACTCACAGGATTTAGTGATCCAGTTTATGCTGAAGCTTATGTGACAGTTCATCATTACGATATTGTCCTGGATGTCACAATTATCAATAGAACAAAAGAGACCCTTCAGAACTTGTGTTTAGAGCTAGCAACAATGGGAGATCTCAAACTTGTTGAGCGTCCACAGAATTATACTTTGGCTCCTGAATCAAGCAAGCAAATAAAAGCAAACATTAAGGTTTCCTCTACTGAAACTGGAGTCATATTTGGAAATATTGTCTATGAGACATCAAATGTGCTCGAGCGAACTGTTGTTGTCCTCAATGATATCCATATTGATATCATGGACTACATATCTCCTGCCGTTTGTAGCGATACTGCTTTTAGGACCATGTGGTCAGAATTTGAATGGGAAAACAAG GTTGCTGTAAACACAGCAATTGCAAATGAAAAAGAATTCCTTGATCATATTATCAAGTCAACCAACATGAGATGCTTAACGCCGCC TTCTGCTTTAGAAGGTGACTGTGGATTCCTGGCTGCTAATTTGTATGCAAAGAGTGTATTTGGGGAGGATGCTTTGGTAAATGTCAGTGTTGAGAAGCAGGCAGATGAGAAGCTGAACGGATATATTAGGATAAGGAGCAAGACTCAGGGAATTGCGCTCAGCTTGGGTGACAAGATCACTCTCAAGCAGAAGGGAGGAAGCTGA